From the genome of Candidatus Goldiibacteriota bacterium HGW-Goldbacteria-1, one region includes:
- the clpB gene encoding ATP-dependent chaperone ClpB, whose amino-acid sequence MDFEKLTVKAQEALRQAHSIASEYGNQQLMPEHILKAMLADESGAAAQVLKKTGADLYKITGSLETAINKLSKVSGISEVYISKETDVMASAAVKKAAEFKDEYVNTEHFMLAMADDKNSAAGNVLINNGASYDIILKAMREVRGGQRVTDRNPEDKYRALSKYGTDLVAAAAAGKIDPVIGRDAEIRRVMQVLSRRTKNNPVLIGEAGVGKTAVAEGVAVRIMKGDAPENLKDKRVIALDISAMVAGAKYRGEFEERLKAVLKEIKDSGGKIILFIDEIHTLVGAGKTEGAMDAANILKPSLSRGELRAIGATTLDEYRRYIEKDPALERRFQPVMVNEPSVDDTISILRGLKEKYEVHHGVRIKDGAVVAAANLSNRYIQGRFLPDKAIDLMDEAASKIKMEIDSMPAEMDSIERRLRRLEIEKEAVKKEPGEKETAAKLKELTADIEDLKEKKNAFGARWGREKEVIEKMRAAKKNIEIKKQEEEKFEREGNLEAVARIRYGELAQLDKEIKALENELAKLTKEGTLLKEEVDEEDVAAVVSQWTGIPVSKMLEGEAGKLMKMEENIKQSLVGQDGAVEAVANAIRRARAGISEEARPMGTFLFLGPTGVGKTELARALSRFLFDDEKAMIRIDMSEYMEKHEVSRLIGAPPGYVGYEEGGQLTEAVRRKPYSVILFDEVEKAHSDVFDILLQVLDDGRLTDGQGRVVDFKNSVIIMTSNIGSEKISSSGDNDSIKKEVLEEVRRRFKPEFINRLDEIIVFNRLSKENIYGIVRIQADELKKRLKEKGIMLEIDGNAVKLIAEEGFDEVYGARPLKRIIRSRIENELAKLIISGSLTEGKTIVVEAKDGFLISKIK is encoded by the coding sequence ATTGATTTTGAAAAACTTACTGTAAAAGCGCAGGAAGCCCTTCGGCAGGCGCATTCAATTGCGTCGGAGTACGGGAACCAGCAGCTGATGCCGGAGCACATATTAAAAGCAATGCTGGCAGATGAAAGCGGGGCGGCGGCACAGGTGCTGAAAAAAACGGGGGCGGATTTATATAAAATAACAGGCAGTCTTGAAACAGCCATAAACAAACTTTCAAAAGTCAGCGGCATTTCAGAAGTTTATATTTCAAAAGAAACAGATGTCATGGCATCGGCAGCTGTAAAAAAAGCTGCGGAATTTAAAGATGAGTATGTAAATACAGAACACTTTATGCTTGCAATGGCGGATGATAAAAATTCCGCGGCAGGTAATGTATTAATAAATAACGGTGCGTCATATGACATAATATTAAAAGCCATGCGTGAAGTCCGCGGTGGGCAAAGGGTGACAGACCGGAATCCGGAAGACAAATACAGGGCGCTTTCAAAGTATGGGACAGACCTTGTGGCGGCTGCGGCGGCCGGAAAAATTGACCCCGTCATTGGCAGGGATGCCGAAATCAGGCGTGTAATGCAGGTGTTATCAAGGCGCACAAAAAATAATCCCGTTTTAATAGGCGAAGCCGGCGTGGGTAAAACTGCTGTAGCTGAAGGCGTGGCGGTGCGCATAATGAAGGGTGACGCGCCGGAAAATTTAAAAGACAAGCGCGTTATAGCGCTTGATATAAGTGCAATGGTGGCAGGGGCAAAGTACAGGGGTGAATTTGAAGAACGATTGAAAGCGGTTTTAAAGGAAATAAAAGATTCCGGCGGTAAAATAATACTTTTTATTGATGAAATTCACACGCTGGTAGGCGCCGGAAAAACCGAAGGCGCAATGGACGCCGCCAATATATTAAAACCGTCATTATCCCGCGGTGAATTAAGGGCAATAGGCGCAACCACGCTTGATGAATACCGCAGGTACATAGAAAAAGACCCGGCGCTGGAGCGCAGGTTTCAGCCTGTAATGGTAAATGAGCCGTCTGTGGATGATACAATTTCAATCCTTAGGGGGCTTAAGGAAAAATATGAAGTGCATCACGGCGTAAGGATAAAAGACGGGGCGGTTGTCGCGGCGGCAAACCTTTCAAACAGGTACATTCAGGGAAGGTTTCTTCCGGATAAAGCCATAGATTTGATGGATGAAGCCGCGTCCAAAATAAAAATGGAAATTGACAGCATGCCGGCGGAAATGGATTCCATAGAGCGCAGGTTAAGGCGGCTTGAAATTGAAAAAGAAGCGGTAAAAAAGGAACCCGGCGAAAAGGAAACCGCCGCCAAACTGAAAGAACTTACGGCAGACATAGAAGATTTAAAGGAAAAAAAGAACGCTTTTGGCGCGCGGTGGGGCAGGGAAAAAGAAGTGATAGAGAAAATGCGCGCCGCAAAAAAAAATATAGAGATAAAAAAACAGGAAGAAGAAAAGTTTGAACGCGAAGGAAACCTTGAAGCGGTGGCAAGGATAAGGTACGGTGAACTTGCGCAGCTGGACAAAGAAATAAAAGCCCTTGAAAATGAACTTGCAAAATTAACCAAAGAAGGAACCCTGTTAAAGGAAGAAGTTGACGAGGAAGACGTAGCGGCAGTGGTTTCGCAGTGGACGGGAATACCGGTATCCAAAATGCTGGAAGGCGAAGCCGGCAAGCTGATGAAGATGGAAGAAAATATTAAACAAAGCCTTGTAGGGCAGGACGGCGCGGTGGAAGCCGTGGCCAATGCCATAAGGCGGGCGCGCGCCGGAATATCCGAAGAGGCGCGCCCTATGGGGACTTTTTTATTTCTTGGGCCTACAGGCGTGGGCAAGACGGAACTTGCGCGCGCGCTTTCGCGTTTTCTGTTTGACGATGAAAAAGCGATGATAAGGATAGACATGTCAGAGTACATGGAAAAACACGAAGTATCGCGCCTTATAGGCGCCCCGCCCGGTTATGTGGGATACGAAGAAGGCGGGCAGCTTACAGAAGCGGTAAGAAGAAAACCTTATTCTGTCATACTCTTTGATGAAGTGGAAAAAGCGCATTCGGACGTATTTGATATCCTGCTGCAGGTGCTGGATGACGGAAGGTTAACTGATGGGCAGGGCAGGGTGGTGGATTTTAAAAATTCGGTTATAATTATGACTTCCAATATAGGCAGCGAAAAAATATCATCTTCCGGCGATAATGACAGTATTAAAAAAGAGGTGCTTGAAGAAGTCAGGCGGCGGTTTAAGCCTGAATTTATAAACAGGCTTGACGAAATAATTGTGTTTAACAGGTTATCAAAAGAAAACATATATGGAATAGTAAGGATACAGGCAGACGAGCTTAAAAAAAGGCTGAAAGAGAAAGGAATAATGCTTGAAATTGACGGGAATGCGGTTAAACTGATAGCGGAAGAAGGTTTTGACGAGGTTTACGGAGCAAGGCCGTTAAAGCGGATTATCAGGTCAAGGATAGAAAATGAACTGGCAAAACTGATAATATCCGGCAGCCTTACAGAAGGAAAAACGATAGTTGTGGAAGCAAAGGACGGTTTTTTAATTTCAAAGATTAAATAG